Sequence from the Sphingobacteriaceae bacterium GW460-11-11-14-LB5 genome:
TAATCCAATTGGTTCTCAGGGATTTTCTGCTCCGGGGTTTGGTAGTTTTCAAACTGGCCGTGTACGGTACGATCTACCACAATTAAACCAGGCTGTACTTTTCTGGCATCAGCGGCAATTTTAGGCATATCAATGTCCTGACTCCAATCGGGAATAGGTGCTCCCCATGAAAGTACTTCTTTATTTACGCTATTGCGCGGACGTACCCATCCTCCATCGAGCCATAAAATATCAATGCTTCCGTAATTATTCATTAATTCACCAATCTGGTTCTGGGTATAGCTTTTAAACTTATTCCAGCGCCATTGGTTCTTTCTGATATCGTAATTGTTATTTCTATCGGCAGTGGCATATTTGTCCCACCAATAATATTGAGAATGCCAGTCGGGTTTAGAAAAATAAGCTCCAATCATAAAGTTTTCTTTGCGGAAAGCATCGAACACATATTTGGCTACGTCTTTTCTTGCATTGGTTGCAAAAGGACCTTTGGCTATGCTATAATCAGATTCTTTGGTATCGAACATGGCAAAACCATCGTGATGTTTGGTGGTAAACACCAGGTACTTCATTCCGGCACTTTTACCTGCCTTAGCCCATTGTTCGGGGTTGAACTTCGTAGGGTTAAATTTTTCGCTTAAACCCCAATACCATTTTTTATAATCTTCGTATTTAATGGTACTGTCTCTGCCAATCCAATCTTCAGAGCAAATGGACCAGGACTCGATAATCCCTGGAACGGCATAAATTCCCCAGTGGATAATCATTCCAAACTTTTTATCCTGCCAGGTATCGAGCTTCTTTTTAACTGCATCATCTTTTGGCCATTCGTAAATCTCCGATTGGGGCATAATGTCGTTCTGTTGAGCAGAAGCATTAAATGCAAATAGAATAAAACAGAAAAGGAAGCAAATTTTTATTTTCATAATTAAGTTGTAAAAATCCCGGCCAAAAATTGGCCGGGACATTGTGTTTAATCAAATCGTTGTGCAACTAAGGCATCCAATAAACTTTCTTTTGGATCTGAACTTCAGGTCCTACGTTGCCACCAATAGCAGCAAGGTTTGCCGCATTATTGGTTTTTTCATCATCAGGATATGGCAACCTGTTATAGGTAGTGGGTGTATAAGTGGCGTCCTTGGGTGTTAAGCCAGTACGGCGCACTGTACACCAGGTCTCCACAGCGTTAAACATGCTTGCTAACCACGATTGGGTAATTATTTTTTTATAATTTCCAGCTACATCACCTGCGGTAAATTTCACTGCAGGATTATTGGTAAATACATCAATTTGTGCCTGTGTAATTGGACCAGGTTTGGCGGATGTTGGCCAAATAGCTGTTGTATTACTGTTTACAGTAGTATACCAAAAATTTACTGAAGCTCTCATGCCTAAGTTATACTCTGTTTCTGCCAAAGCCTGATTTGCAGCCACACCTATCCCTTGATTGTAAATTTCTGCCTTTAAGAAATGTACATCAGCTTCAGAAATAATTACGTATGGAAAACTCTGATAATCACGAACCAGATAATAATTGAAAGAAGCGAACTTATTGTCAGGATCGCTACCTGGCGCCATTGGCGCATTAGCTGATGTATTTGGATACGGGGTACCGCCATCTGCAATAGTTCCGTTTTGAGGCTGAGGTACCCATTTACCTGCGTTGTTAGGCATAAACCAAACTTTATAACGCGGATCGAAGAAACCTGAACCATCATCTGCATTAGTTGATGACATCTTAGCAAATACATTAGAACTCATCCTGATATTAGAAACTGAAAGCTCACGAAATGCATACCAATACCGATCACCATAATCTGGACTATTTGGTACGATAACCAATGGAAAACTACCAAAATTGCTCTTGTATAGAGCCGTTAAATCCTGGTCATTCGGTAATGGATAAACTGATGGGTTACCCAGAATTTCAACAATTGTTTCTTTAGCTTTGGTTTGTAAATTGGTTTTACTTAAACGAACTGCATAGCGCAACCGAAGTGCATTGCCGAATTTTTTCCAGGCGACAAAATCATTCGCCAAAAAAGACTCGTAAGTACCAATAGAGCTCTGATTTGGACCTCCTATACCCGAGGTTGCAGCCTTTAAATCATCTAAAACGCTACTGTAAACAGACTCCTCTTTATCATATTTTGGCTGATAATTAGCTGCACCTTCTGTAGCAATACCCGCTTGACTATATGGTATATCTCCGTAACGATCTAACATTGATAACGTTTTTTGGGCCATTAGAATGTTGGCCATATATTTAACGTCGTTATATACACCCGGATTTGCTGAAGAACTGATCAGCTTTAACAGTTGTTTATAATCTGCCAAATCAGAATAATAATTACTCCAAAAAGAAGTGATATAATTTATATATGGCAGGTTTCGGTTTTGAACACCCTGTTGGTTTGTAATTGGCATAAACAAACCGGCATATATGGTATAATCTTCTTCTGTTGCACGTTTAGCCAGGTTATTAAAAAAGCCTGCAGGCGTTGCTGTAGCAACAGTTGCATCTTTATATGGCTTATTTAATTCTTCGAAACCCTTTTTACACGATACCATACCAGCCATTAGCGATATGCCAAGTACCGTGTGGATTATTTTATGTTGAATTTTCATGTCTTAATGTTTTAAATTATTAAAATGAAGAACGTATCGTGAAACCAAACGATCTTGTTTTTGGTAGAGAATCGTATTCAATTCCTTGCATATTACCTATACTGTTTACTCCTTCTGGGTTTAGCCCTTTAGGTATGGTGGTAAAAATATAGAAGAGATCTCTTCCGACTAATGAAAGCGACAGGTTTTGAATGAATTTGGTTTTTTGAATGAATTTTGCAGGAACCTGATAAGTTAGGGCAACCTCTCTTAATTTCATCCACGAGTTTTTAAATACCGATGCAGAACGCGGTGTTCCGATGTGATTCCAGGCAGAAAAAGTACCTTGATAATACCATTGGTAGTTCACAACATCGTTATTTGGAGTAGCACTTGTAACGTTGCCTTGGGCATCGCGGGTTACGAAAACGCCGCCAAAATTAACTCCGGTATTTGCCGTAGTTCCGTCAGGATAAACCAAAGGCAAACCTCCGCCATTACGTTCTTTTAAGGTTTCCTCTAAGTTTCCACTTCCCATACCCGCAGCATAAGAACCAAAAAAAGTATCGCCTCCAATTTTTGCATCAGCCAATACGTATAGTGAAAATGCTTTATACTTAAAGGTGTTGGTAATACCTCCTGTTAAAAATGGCTGAGAATTTCCAATAGGCACTTCACCAGCCGTTTTTACCCATTGCGTACCTGCGTAATAGGTTTTTCCGTTAACAGTATATTGCATTGGCTGTCCATCTGTTCCTTCGGCGCGCATTACTACTTTTTGGCCATTGTAATAGGTAAAATCTCTACCATAAAGCGTTCCATAGTAATCGCCAACTGTAACGCGCTGAGAAATACCATTACCACCAAAAAAGTTACCCAATGTTAAAGTATTTACGCCATCTTGTAAAGCCAAGACTTTGGTTCTGGCATGCGCACCGCTAACCGATACATCCCAGCTAAAATCTTTTGTTTTGATTGGAGAGCCACTAACGATGAACTCAAAACCTGTGTTACCTAATGAGCCTGTATTAATTTTAACAGTATTAAAACCAGACGATAAAGCCAATGGGTTATCCAAAATCTGGTTAAAGGTTTTCATCGAATATGCAGTTAAATCTACGTTCAACCTGTTTTTAAAGAAGCCTAATGATATACCACCTTCGTATGATCTGCTTCTTTGTGGTTGCACACCTTCGAATTTTAATGTTCCTGGTAAACTCTGAGCTTGTTGGCCATTATTTGTAGATACATCCAAAACGTTAAAAATGGTGTAAGGATCGGTATCTGAACCTGTTTCTGCATAAGAAAGTTTCAGTTTACCAAAGCTTAACCATGGCAAACTGTTCTGCATACCTTTAATGCCATCAGTAAACACATAACTTAAATTAGCTGCAGGGTAAAAATAGGAGTTTGAGCCATTTGCCAATGTACTCGACCAGTCATTACGTGCTGTAGCTTCTAAAAACAGATAATTTTTATAGGAAAGGTTTAGGAAACTGAATGCTGAGTTGATCTGTTTGGCATATTTGGTTTCTTGTGGTTGAGGAACCGGGTTTGCACCATTATTTAAAGCAAACACAAACGGTTTCACAAAATTACCAGCTGTAGAATTACTTGAAGTATAATCATTTCTGTAATACCTTTCCACACCTGCTGTTAAACTAGCATTAATCTCTTTGCCAAAAAGATTGTCTTTGTGCAAACGTGCAAAAGCTTGTAAATTGGTTGATAAATTTTTTGCCTGTGCCAATTTATAAGCGCCATTAGCTTGTCCCAATATATCCGTAGGTTGGTTTTTTACCGTAGTTACATCATTTGAATTATCTACACCACCTTGCGCAGTAATATTTAAGAAATCGGTTAAATCGGCCATTAACTTCATTCCACCTGTTAATCCGTTTCTGTTAAATACTGTATTGTTATTGTTTGCATTCCAATATTGATTACCTAAATAACCACCGCTGAAAGGGTAAGCTGGTGAACCTGCCGGAAAATTACTTTGGGTAAGTACATCTTTACGCGTATTGTTAGGACCATAGGTATTATCAAAATCCACGTAAGGATTATAATCTCTTGGCATAGAGTAGATTACTCCTCCAAGATAACCAGAACCAACAGAAGGCGCATTTAAGCGGGTGAAATTAACATAGCTTGCTGTAACCTCTGCAGTTAATTTTTTTGAAACTTTTAATGTAGAACCCAGATTAAAAGTGTTTGACTGCATATTACTGTTTAGTATGTTGGCTTTAGTGTCATTTCTGGTGTAAGAAAGTCGACCCGTAGCATTTTCACTTCCTCCGGAAATAGCCACATTATGACTCACTACAGAGCCATCAGGGAAGAAGGCCTTCCAGTTATCTGGCTGGGCAGAATAAGGTCTTAATACACCATCGTAATTTAAGATTGGCTGATTATCAAATCTTGGCCCCCACGACTGGCTTCCAGGATAACTGAAATAGGCGTCGGTTAATTTACCATTAGGATAAGGAACAGTACCAAAAGAATTGCTTAAATAGGTTCCTGTTGGGTTATATCCATTTCCAATCTGATAACGTTGTCCTGCACCATTAGTAGGAAACATTTTACTATTGTCGGCAGTAAGCATTGAAGCTACACCGCCTTGTCCGTATTCATTTTGAAAATTTTGTATTTCGTACGGATTGGTGTGTCGGTAAGAGTAATTATAATCAATACCAAGCCCTGGCCTGTTACTACCTTTTTTACGGGTAATTAAAATAACACCATTACCACCTCTTGCACCATACAATGCTGCAGCAGCCGGGCCTTTTAATACGGTAATATTTTCTATATCATCCTGATTGATGAAGTTCATGCCTGTACCCCAATCATTATTGGAGGAAACATCAGCACCCGTACTCCCGGCAACAGATGAAGTATTGTTACCATTCACATTGGCAGGATCATTATTAAGCGCAACACCGTCAACAATAATCAATGCCCTATTATCGCCCGTTAACGAGGTATTTCCACGGACAACAATTCTTGATGAGCCGCCTTCTACACCTCCACCCGATTGTGAGATTTGTAAACCAGCTACTTTACCCATCAAACCCTGCGCTATAGTTGGCGCCTGGCCAATGATTAAGTCTTTACCTGCAACCTCTTGCGTAGAGTAGCCTAAAGCTCTTTTTTCTCTCTTAATGCCAAAAGCTGTGGTTACCTGAACTTCATCCAAACTATTGGATGATGATTCTAACCTAACATTTACTGTTGAAGATGCGCCAACAGTAATTTCTTTTGAAACATAACCGACAGATCTAAAAACAAGGACATTTCCTTCTGCCGCAGAAATAGAGAATTTACCCCCAGCGTCTGTCTGGGTAGCTTTGGTTGTGCCTTTAATAGAGACACTTACACCTGGTATTGGTCCAGATGCTTCCACTACCGTACCGGTAATGGTTTTTTGCGCAAAAGCGGTTATTGTCAAAAAGGTTAACAAAAACACACTTAAGCACTTTAAGTACATTTTTTTCATAATTCGTTTAGGTTAGTATTTGTTAAAGTTGGTTCAAAATTTGGTTTAGTGGTTCTTTTTTACTCCCTCATAGTATTGGTTATTAGTTAAAAATTATTTTAATTATTTGCTTGGTTTTCTTTATTCAAACAGGCTATTTTCGACCATCAAACTGGCTGCAGCCAATAATTCAGCTTCATCGCTTAGGCTAGAACATTTAATTTCCGTTTGTTCAGCTACCCGCGGTATACAAAATTCGTTAATGGCCTGTTGTATCGGCGGCAGAAGCATTTTCCCTGCTTTTGCACCACGTCCACTTAATACAATACGCTCAGGATTCATAATATGGATTAAAGTGGCTAATCCTTTACCAATCTGAAATGCGGCATCAGCTAATATAGAAATGGCCACAGGATCCTGTTTTACAACTGCGTTTAAGAAATGATCGACATGGCTTTTACTTTTATCATTAAAAAGCGTTTTTAAACTTGTTTCTTCTCCGTTTTTTACGGCTTCTTCTGCTTTCTGAACCATCACCAAAAGCGATGTTTCCACTTCAAGGC
This genomic interval carries:
- a CDS encoding alpha-L-fucosidase; this translates as MKIKICFLFCFILFAFNASAQQNDIMPQSEIYEWPKDDAVKKKLDTWQDKKFGMIIHWGIYAVPGIIESWSICSEDWIGRDSTIKYEDYKKWYWGLSEKFNPTKFNPEQWAKAGKSAGMKYLVFTTKHHDGFAMFDTKESDYSIAKGPFATNARKDVAKYVFDAFRKENFMIGAYFSKPDWHSQYYWWDKYATADRNNNYDIRKNQWRWNKFKSYTQNQIGELMNNYGSIDILWLDGGWVRPRNSVNKEVLSWGAPIPDWSQDIDMPKIAADARKVQPGLIVVDRTVHGQFENYQTPEQKIPENQLDYPWESCMTLGGAWGFVPNDRYKSAGEVVHKLVEIVAKGGSLLLGIGPKADGTLPEDVITKLDEIGKWTSKNGAAIYGTRITKNYHDGQNWFTQSKDGKTIYGISLLGNTPGNEISWQGSMPKKGSPITILSTSQKVKWTLKEGKVHFNLPKTDEKIALTFSFTPETN